The Naumovozyma dairenensis CBS 421 chromosome 8, complete genome genomic sequence TGGAAGAAGTGGTCAATCCATTGAGAGGTCATATGATATATCCTAATCGTGTGATACAGGGTGTCTCTAGAGGCTCCATGTCTGGATTTGCTCACCTAAATAGTGATTCAAGTcacaaaaataataataataataacaataataattcaattgaaactgataatgatgatatgaaTGAATCGGGCGAGCAAGGACCACCGTTATATGCGAATGATTCCGTAGGCCCGTTTGGTGATTTTGctgatattttgaattccTCCCTAtgataagaaaagaatgaCGACATTCGAAATCTATATATGAGCCTCAATGATGTTATAACGTCCTCTGTCGAGCtttaaggaaaaaattatagcttctatataaaaaaacatttagtttaaagaaattcacGGATTTAAGATTTTTgttgatgaatatttattataatatattaacaTTGGATAACTAATCAAGAGTTCATAAAACTttctaatgataaagataaagaagTACTCTTTTGCtttgatttttcttgattctTTTTACTAAGTAAATTCGACAATgaattcatcttcctcttcttgGCACGATCTTTAGCagtatttttcttttgtataCCACCATTTGTActatttgtatttttgGCTTCTAGTTTAACAGTTGATCTATCCTTATTATCCCTCGGTATTTTTGGGTTTGctatttctttgtttctATGTGATACGTTTCCTACTGTGAactcattttcaaaattacaattcagacatttatattttaaaacCTTAATTTGACTTGAACTATCATCATTCTCTTGCATTTTCTCTCTCACAACCATTTCCATTTCCAAGTTACGATTAATGATCCTGACAGTTCCACAAGATCCacaaaatttttcatttgaatttgtGATTGAAGAAGGTAATTGTAACTTATATCGTTTCACACCATTAtaaaaacttttcaaatataatcCAGATAATGCTGGGTTCCCTGTCGGAAGCATCGATGGTAATAAATGCAAGAGGTCATATTTTTGTCTAATATGTctatctttaaatttttcagctTGATCTctattcattttcttcgtCTTTCACTCATTAGTTATGTCACTTTTATTAGAATGACTGATTTTGTATCGTAGGTAAAATGCTCTTTTCCTTCACAACTGACCAAGGCTCATGAAATAAGTATCTATCTGTCTGTTGAATTCTGTTGAAATTGCTCGATGAGATAActtctatttcttcttttttgaaagtgaaaaatttcccGTTGTAGTTACAACTAAACTAAGAAGATTACATACATAAGGAAGGATTTTGTGTAACAAAACGTTTATTACAGAACACAATCAAGAAATTGGGATGATGGACCAAGACGGTGCCAAATACTATTATATATGAACAAAGTGACTGTGTCGGAGTGCCATAAGGCCCAATAGAGCTCTTGTTGGAAGTTTGATATTTACCACGGCTTGCAAATCATCTTGCTCCAAACGCCTGTATCGAAACTGCTCTTCATCGAACTGATATTAGCACATTTCATTTTCCGTAATTTTCTTGCTCGTACTTTACTTTTCGATACAATGTCAAACTGGATGGGGCCAAGTGATAAGTAACTTACTCATGGATGTCAAATCTAAGAGATGTATGATAACTTGAACTagataaagaattaaaggTAAATTTTAAAAGGTAACATTTACGACATAGTCAGTATTATGAGTGTTAGGATCGTAAAGAGCCCTCCATTAGAATAATACAGAACTGCAAATCCGAGTGATATGCTTTTGTCACTATATTAGATCCATCGCATGACTATCAATAAGCTCTTATTGAAGCCTGTAAACTCTTGAATAGAATACTAGGATGtcttaaaaaatttattaactctatatataaagtGCATTCTTAAAGATGATCAGAGTTCATTCGAGTCGTTAGATAggatataataataaggtTACAAAAGAGAATGTAATGTTTAAATCGGGGGATATATAcattcaatataatattttttcttcatgtTGTAATATTCCGCTTTTTTTATTGGTTTTTATATGttgtattttatttttaatttttttcattttgtacAAACGTCAGTATAGTCGTTCTTTTGGTATATACAGAACATATATC encodes the following:
- the SNM1 gene encoding Snm1p (similar to Saccharomyces cerevisiae SNM1 (YDR478W); ancestral locus Anc_5.613), translated to MNRDQAEKFKDRHIRQKYDLLHLLPSMLPTGNPALSGLYLKSFYNGVKRYKLQLPSSITNSNEKFCGSCGTVRIINRNLEMEMVVREKMQENDDSSSQIKVLKYKCLNCNFENEFTVGNVSHRNKEIANPKIPRDNKDRSTVKLEAKNTNSTNGGIQKKNTAKDRAKKRKMNSLSNLLSKKNQEKSKQKSTSLSLSLESFMNS